GTTATTTATTATCGGGTTCAGTTGAGTCTAATTTTAGGTTAGTAAGTATACATAATGAAATTaaggagaaaatattttctacttctcaaggtttttggttttttaatgATTTGTTATCAATCTGGTCAcattttttcttagttttgaATCAAATCTCATCTAAAAAAACAAACTGATGAAAATTCAATTACTGTTGATTGATTGAAACTAAACTTTGACACCTTCAAGGGTAAGGAACAAGAACTTTTTAGATACTTGGAGTGAAAGAAAGTTTCTATTATATTTAAGGATGTCAATTTGAAGTCAAAAATCAAACATTGAAACTGATCTCAACCATTTAAAATTGTATCGAATTGAACTAAATAAGGATTGGTACGGTTTTGATGTCAATGGCAAAATTGTTTAGTACAAACCAAAtcatagtgttttttttttttttttttttgttagttaaGATGTTTGGGCCGATTGATCCTCAGAGAGattagcacagcaacccaccacCATAGTGTCCACTTAAATCATAAATGcacaaattaagaatcaaaccTGGAACCACCGAATTACCTATCCCAAACCAAATGGAGGATATAAAACCATGTAAAAACTATTGCCAGAATCAAATCACTCTATGATTTCTGTATTGAAAATACAATCAAGTTGTCGACACATTTGATTTCTTAATTATACTCTTATGAAATCCTCACCTTTTATATTATATAACGTGTTAGTCAATTCAATCTAGATGTTTAACCTAATAGAGAAAACTTTATAGATTTATTCTCCTACTTTCTTGATTGAAAGTTTCGGTAGTTGTCTCGAATATTATTACagatttagttattggtattgatattgatattgatccaAATCAGATCGGATCAGTCACTTTtgtctttaatttttaaaaataaaaattacattatCTCTATGGCTTTACTTAGGGGTGTTAATGGTTTGGTTCGGTCCATTTTTGGTATGGGttgaattggttttgatgttgtgggaatggtgaaaccGAAACTAAACCAATAAAGTAATtccgattttggtttgatttcagtttcagtgtgatttgatttcagtttcttgtatcggtttggtttcgattttttgTGGGATTTatgtttgattttccatacaaaactaTGTAAAAACTtagtttttttaatgaattttggatttttttgggttttggctcaaGTTGTGAGTTGGTTTTCATTGTGGTTTGGTTTGGCTTGCTAGTGGGGTTATAATTTCCCAAACCAAAATCGGCATAATAAGCCTTCAATTTGGTTTAGTCCAGGTTCAATCGGCTCAGTCTAGGAAAGTTTTACTAGTTCGAtttagatattgacacccctaatttacCCCTAAAAATACTAGTAATCGATCCGGACTGGTCAAGTATCAACTTATATCGGTATCAGATTGGCTGTATCGATTGTATCGTATTAGTATTGTCTGACCGATCCCAATACCTAGCCAATCCGAGATCAAGTATCGTATCAatatcaagggtaaaatcatcagaaaaaaacctaattttataaaaatatgggTAATATTGTCTGATGCAGTCGACCCTGGATCAGTATCATAACTATATCGGCCAAGACCAATAACAAaaccgataactaaatccttgagcTTCAATATCGATCTCGACCAATACCGATATAATATTTCCAATACAACCGATACTTAGAACCAAGCTTGTAACCCAGCAAATGCAACTTCTCTTCCTCCAAAGGGGTCCTAGGTTCCACTTCCATCTACCGttctacatttttttcttataaatttacTACCACCATCAGAAGATAAGATtaagagaataagagaaaaagagaaaaacagagaCTAAAAACAGAGACTAGACATTGTTTTCATTATCAAACCCACCATCAATCCGTGATCATGTTACAGCTTGAGCTTTCGACtacccttctcctcttctttcttccattctttttccttttctccatcAAATCTTTCTTCACTTTTGCAACCAAGTCCAATAAATCATCTTCATCTCCTGTAACAAAGCTTCCAAGATCCTATCCTTTAATAGGCTCAACTCTCACCATTTCTGCAAACAGAGAGAGATTCAATCAATGGATCACAGAGCTTATTCAGAACACTAATCCAACTCATCATGGAACTGTCATCCTTGATCGATCTCTCGGCCGACGCCATCTCATAACTACCAATCCCGCTAATGTCCAACACATCCTTAAAACCCAATTCTACCTCTACCCAAAAGGCAATTTCTCTCATGATTACCTCTTTAGTTTTCTTGGTTCTGGCATCTTCAACACAGATGGTGAGAACTGGAAATTCCAGAGACAGATCTCTAGCCATGCTTTCAATACCAAATCCCTCAAGAAATTCGTCGAGACAGTGGTTGAGGCAGAGCTTTCTGATcgccttcttcctctcttctccacGTCCACCACTCAAAAATCCGTTCTTGATCTGCAAGATATACTTCAAAGATTTGCATTTGATAATATCTGCAAAATTGCTTTTGGGTTCGACCCAGGTTATCTTTCCCCTTCATTCCCACAACCAGAAACAGAGTTTGCAGTCGCATTTGAAGAAGCTACACAACTAAGCATTAAgcgatttggttcaattttcagAGGTTTATGGAAGGTGAAAAGGGCATTTGATGTTGGGTCAGAGAAGAAATTGCGAATAGCAGTTTCAAAAGTTCGCGATTACGCCACTTCTATtgtaagagaaaagaagaaagagttaGAAGAGAAATCTTCAATAGAAACAGAGGATCTTCTCTCAAGAATCTTGAATTCCGGCCATGTAGATGAGACTTTCGTTACAGACATGGTCATCAGCTTCATCTTAGCTGGTCGTGATACTACATCTGCCGCATTGACATGGTTCTTCTGGTTAATTTCCAGGAATCCCCATACAGAAAAGGAGATTCTGAAGGAGATTGGAAAAGAAAAGCCTGAAGGGTTTAATCATTACGATGAAGCGAAGGACATGGTATACACCCACGCAGCTCTCTGCGAGAGCATGAGGCTCTACCCTCCAGTCCCTTCTGATGGTAAAGAAGCAGCAAGAGACGATGTGTTACCAGATGGGAATATAGTGAAGAAAGGAATGCAAGTGACATATCATCCCTATGCGATGGGGAGGATGGAGTCATTGTGGGGGAAAGATTGGGCTGAGTTCTGCCCTGAGAGGTGGTTGGAGAAAGAGGAGATTACCGGAAAATGGAAGTTTGTGGGAAGGGATTCATACACATTTTCAGTGTTCCAAGCAGGGCCAAGGATTTGTTTAGGGAAGGATATGGCATTCTTGCAGATGAAGGGGGTGGTGGCCGGAGTTATGAGACAGTTTAGGGTGGTGCCGGTGGACActggttttgagccggtttttgTGTCCTACTTGACTGCTAAAATGAAAGGAGGTTTCCCGGTGAGGATTGAGGAGAGGGGTGGAGAGTGACATCACTTGCAGGTGTTGTATACCTGGTTCATCAACTAGTCTTCTGGTTTTTAAGTCTCTGTAAGATCATAATGTAACGTTTTTTGAATAAAGG
Above is a genomic segment from Macadamia integrifolia cultivar HAES 741 unplaced genomic scaffold, SCU_Mint_v3 scaffold2369, whole genome shotgun sequence containing:
- the LOC122066392 gene encoding cytochrome P450 94A1-like — encoded protein: MLQLELSTTLLLFFLPFFFLFSIKSFFTFATKSNKSSSSPVTKLPRSYPLIGSTLTISANRERFNQWITELIQNTNPTHHGTVILDRSLGRRHLITTNPANVQHILKTQFYLYPKGNFSHDYLFSFLGSGIFNTDGENWKFQRQISSHAFNTKSLKKFVETVVEAELSDRLLPLFSTSTTQKSVLDLQDILQRFAFDNICKIAFGFDPGYLSPSFPQPETEFAVAFEEATQLSIKRFGSIFRGLWKVKRAFDVGSEKKLRIAVSKVRDYATSIVREKKKELEEKSSIETEDLLSRILNSGHVDETFVTDMVISFILAGRDTTSAALTWFFWLISRNPHTEKEILKEIGKEKPEGFNHYDEAKDMVYTHAALCESMRLYPPVPSDGKEAARDDVLPDGNIVKKGMQVTYHPYAMGRMESLWGKDWAEFCPERWLEKEEITGKWKFVGRDSYTFSVFQAGPRICLGKDMAFLQMKGVVAGVMRQFRVVPVDTGFEPVFVSYLTAKMKGGFPVRIEERGGE